The following proteins come from a genomic window of Eleginops maclovinus isolate JMC-PN-2008 ecotype Puerto Natales chromosome 8, JC_Emac_rtc_rv5, whole genome shotgun sequence:
- the slc25a1b gene encoding tricarboxylate transport protein B, mitochondrial codes for MSGQPRFVSPFYRPRCLAAAAPAGKAKLTHPGKAILAGGIAGGIEICITFPTEYVKTQLQLDEKANPPKYRGISDCVKQTVNGHGVRGLYRGLSSLLYGSIPKAAVRFGVFEFISNKMRDENGRLNSTQGLLCGLGAGVAEAVIVVCPMETVKVKFIHDQTSANPKYKGFFHGVREIIRVEGLKGTYQGLTATVLKQGSNQAIRFYVMTSLRNWYKGDNPDKSINPLITGMFGAVAGAVSVFGNTPLDVIKTRMQGLEAKKYKSTLDCAVKIMKHEGPKAFYKGTVPRLGRVCMDVAIVFIIYEEVVKVLNKVWKTD; via the exons ATGTCTGGACAACCTAGATTTGTGAGCCCGTTCTACAGACCCCGGTGCCTGGCTGCTGCAGCTCCGGCGGGGAAAGCCAAACTTACGCACCCGGGGAAGGCTATCCTGGCAG GTGGGATAGCAGGAGGCATAGAGATCTGCATCACCTTCCCCACAGAGTATGTTAAAACACAGCTTCAGCTCGACGAGAAGGCGAATCCTCCCAAATACAGAGGCATCT CTGACTGTGTGAAGCAGACAGTGAACGGTCATGGGGTGAGGGGTCTGTACAGAGGTCTAAGCTCACTGCTGTACGGCTCTATTCCTAAAGCTGCTGTCAG GTTTGGAGTGTTTGAGTTCATCAGTAATAAAATGCGCGACGAAAATGGAAGACTTAACAGCACGCAAGGTTTACTCTGTGGCCTCGGGGCCGGAGTAGCTGAGGCTGTGATCGTAGTCTGTCCTATGGAGACAGTAAAg GTCAAATTCATCCATGATCAGACATCAGCAAACCCAAAGTACAAGGGATTTTTCCATGGAGTGAGGGAGATTATCAGAGTTGAAG GACTCAAGGGGACTTACCAAGGCCTCACAGCCACGGTGCTGAAGCAAGGCTCCAACCAGGCCATCCGCTTCTACGTCATGACTTCCCTGAGGAACTGGTACAAAG GTGATAACCCCGACAAATCCATTAACCCTCTGATAACTGGAATGTTTGGAGCTGTGGCTGgtgctgtgagtgtgtttggaAACACTCCTCTGGATGTCATTAAGACCAGAATGCAG GGTCTCGAAgctaaaaagtacaaaagcacACTGGACTGTGCCGTCAAGATCATGAAGCACGAGGGACCGAAGGC ATTCTACAAAGGTACTGTTCCCCGGCTGGGTCGGGTGTGTATGGATGTGGCCatagtctttattatttacgAAGAAGTCGTGAAGGTCCTGAACAAGGTTTGGAAGACGGACTGA